CAAGTTAAAGTATTTTAGCTCTTTGAAGCCCATCCCGCCACACTCCTTCGGTTCACACAACTTATCCCAACTCAATCAAGCCATCTTCTTCTCCTCACCTtgttgtccccaccaaaattgtCGTATCATACTAGTAAGCTTGTCACAAAGAGAATCCGAGATCTTGAAATAACTCATAGTATAAGTGGGGATGGCTTGGGTCACTGCTTTAATCAAGACCTCCTTACCTGCCTTTGAAAGAAGTTTACCTTTCCAACCAGCCAATTTCTTAGAGAGCTTATCTTTTATATCATTAAAACTGGCTCTTTTGTTCCTCCCCATAAGGGATGGCAATCCCAAGTATTTTTCATGTTGTTTGATAACCTGTGCTCCAAACCTAATCTTGATCTCCTCCTGGATCTCTCTTGAGGTGTTGGTgctaaagaaaagagaagttttagcATGATTAAGTTGTTGACCTGATGCCTTCTCATACACTTGGAAAATCCGTTGTAAAGAATCACAATTAGATAAGGTAGCCTTGCAAAAAATGAGGCTATCATCGGCAAAGAACAAGTGTGAAAGTTTAGGTCCCCTCCTGCAGACAAAAATACCCTCCAGAACCCCTTCCTCCATTGACTTCTTAATCAAAGTAGACAAACCTTCAGCCATAATGAGAAAAAGATAAGGTGATAAAGGATCACCTTGGTGAAGTCCCCTCGAAGGCTGAATGGAATTGCTAATCTTCCCATTAATTCTGAATGAATATGATACTGTTGTCACACATCTCATAATCAAACTCCTCCACCTCAAATCAAACCCCAATTTCTCCATGATCTTTGCAAGACACACCCACTCAACACGGTCGTATACCTTGCTCATATCTAGTTTCAATGCCATCTCGCCCTTCCTCCTTGCCTTTTTCTGGCTTATATGGTGCATAGCCTCAAAAGCCACAAGAACATTATCCATAATCAACCTACCATGCACAAAGGCACTTTGGGTATCACTGATGATAGAGGGGAGAACTTTTTTGAGCCTGTTAGCAATCACTTTAGAAGCAAGTTTAAAGATCACATTACATAAACTAATCAGGcgaaaattattaatatttttaggatctttattttttggaattaaaacAACATGCGTATCATTAAACATGGGAGGAGCAATACCAAAGTTTAAGAAGTCAAGTACTGTCTTAGTAACCAATTGTCCAATGGAAGGCCAAAAATGTTGGAAAATAAAGGAGGCATGCCATCCGGACCTAGTGATTTAAGAGGATACATTTGTTTAAGGGCCGAGTACACTTCACTGCCTTGGAAAGTCATGTTGAGCATCTGGTTCATTGAAGTGGAAACACATAGGTGAATGGCGGCCAATAACTCAGTAAAGTCCGTAGGCCCAGAGGAACAAAAAAGTGCACTGTAGTGGTTGGTCACAAtatcttctattttttgttcaTCCTTTTGCCAAATGTCATTTGAATCCAACAAACCAATAATGGAGTTCTTCTTGTAACGTGATGAAGCTCGTGCATGGAAATACCGGGTATTTTGATCACCTGCCTGAAACCAGTTCACACGGGACCTTGGAAACCATATGGCTGATTCTCTGTCGAGCCAACAATTCAGCTTTACACGTGTCTCCCTCATTGCATTGATGGTTGCTGGAGAAGCCGCTTGAAACTTAAGCCATTCTAGTCTCTTTTGTTGTTCGTTAATCTTCAATCCCACGTGCCCAAACTCCCTTTTATTCCACACTTCTAACTGATTCCAACACAACTCCATACACCTCGATATCGGAAAACTAATAACAGCCAAACTTCCTTCCTCCCAAGCATTCTTAACTATGTCTTCACACTTTGGATCCTTCGACCACATAGATTCGAATCTGAAGATCTTTCGCTGAAACCGTTTCCTTTGTTTCAAGAAAAAATGTAGCGAAAGAGGAGAGTGATCCGACACCGAGTTTGAAAGATGGTAAACTCGGGCTTCCTTAAACCGTGCAACCCATGCCAACGACACCACGGCACTGTCTAGCCTTTCTCTGATCTGACCCCCATCCACCATCTGATAAAGCCACGTGAACCGTGGTCCCACAAAGCCCATGTCACGTAGTCCACACCAGTTCAACGTATCTGTGAAATTCTTCATTTGCCGTCGTGGTCGTGAACCCCCTCCTTCTTTCTCAGAGACACTAAAAATCTCATTAAAGTCTCCAATGACTAGCCAAGGTACTGTAGACCTGTCTCGAATCACCTTCAATAAAGCCCACGATTCATCTCTTCTTGAAGTTTCAGGAGCCTCGTAAAAACCAGTCAAGTGCCACCAATCTGTTGAAACTCCACCCTTAACCAAAGTGTCTATGTGTGATTGATCTGCTTCAAGTATTTCAACCTCAATACCATCCTTCCAAAAAAGAGCAAGACCTCCACTCCTACCCTTACTAGGTACTACCCAACTGAATCTGAAATTACACTGATCTCTCACTTTCTCAActttctctttatttagttTAGTCTCTATAAGGAAGACTAAAATGGGCTCTTCTTGTTCGACCACCTTTTGCAAGGCTTTAACTGTCCgaggttcccaagccctcggCAGTTCCAACTGATGAGACTCATTGGACCCGGCGGGGCTGCTCAGCAACCTCCGCCGATCCTGAAAAGATTAAACATGTACCAACATCCTCACTTCTCTTCAAACATTTTTCCTTCTCTCACACCTCCGTAGAATCCTTAGACAACACATCACCCTTTCTCTTAGGCTCTTGTATCAGAAACTAGTCATGGTCCATCATAGTTTGGGCTAAAATAAAGCTCGGCCCGGTAagctttccttttcctttaccCCGTATTTTAGTTGGCCCTCCTTCCCTCATTGGGCTCTTTTCAACCCAGCCCACATCAAAGCTAAACTTCTGTATATCCATGGATATTAACTCCGTATCCTTTGGTTCCAGACTCACCTCACAGCTCTTCTTCAAATCAATAATAGATTGCCTCGTAGTTTCTGTCGAAAGAACCTCCTTATTTCTTACCTCCATACTGCCAGTTGGACAATTGGGATTTGAATTCAAATTGCCCTGATCCATGGCCTTAATGCCCAAAATTACTCCGGAGAAATCCTCTTGCCTTTGATTATGGGAATCAAGCCCCGTATCCTCCGTACCATCCGTATTAGTCCTCGTTACACCGAAATTTCCCACTGGCGAGATCAAAGAAAGCCCCACTTCGTCGTCCGGTCCCTTCTCCTCCACCATAACACGCCGAGGATGATCCAAAGCATCAAACCCCTTAACTTCCACATAATAACAACGAGAAGGATTAAACTGTGGCTCTCGCAACCATGCCCCAAATTGCTGTTCCTCCAATGCAAGCGACCCCTTACTCTATAACCAAGTTGGACATTCCTTATCATCATGAGTAAACATACCACACCAGTAGCACAAGTTTGGGAGACGTTCGTATTGAAAGGAAATCCACCCTTTCGAGTTCTGTCCAAAAGTGACTCTTCTTCCATGGCAAATTGGTTCTAGAATATTCACTGAGACCCTCACACGCATGAATGTTCCACCCCTTAGCTCCGAAGCATCTCTTGTTTTAACGATTGGCCCTATCCTTTCACCCAAACTGAAAGCAATCTCCTTAGTAAGATGAGAGAACGGTAAACGATAGATCTGCACCCAAAATGAGACCCTTTTAAAGTGCAGGTCTTGGACTGGTACTGAACCATCGTACCGAATAAAAGCCTCTAAATGCCTGTCAAACGACCAAGGCTCGCCCGTAAGAACTTTCTCAACATCCTCCTCCAACTCAAAAGTGAACACCACATGATTGTGCTTAGCATCACTGGCATGAAAATCTCCACTTGTTCGCCACAGAGGTTGGAAAGTCCGAGCCATCGTATCAATGTTCAACGACCTACAAGAGAAGAATTTGGCTGCTAGAGCAAGCCCCTGTATTTTCCTAATCTTTGATAAGTCCATCTTTTCTCCCTCATTGCTGGACAAAGAGAGTTTTTGCCAACTGCGAGTGAGATCCTCCATCCTTGCAAACAAAGACGatacaaaacagaaaaagaacCAAGCCCTACTAGTATTGCAGCCACTAGAGGGAACA
This genomic stretch from Quercus lobata isolate SW786 chromosome 3, ValleyOak3.0 Primary Assembly, whole genome shotgun sequence harbors:
- the LOC115980573 gene encoding uncharacterized protein LOC115980573 — its product is MEDLTRSWQKLSLSSNEGEKMDLSKIRKIQGLALAAKFFSCRSLNIDTMARTFQPLWRTSGDFHASDAKHNHVVFTFELEEDVEKVLTGEPWSFDRHLEAFIRYDGSVPVQDLHFKRVSFWVQIYRLPFSHLTKEIAFSLGERIGPIVKTRDASELRGGTFMRVRVSSKGSLALEEQQFGAWLREPQFNPSRCYYVEVKGFDALDHPRRVMVEEKGPDDEVGLSLISPVGNFGVTRTNTDGTEDTGLDSHNQRQEDFSGVILGIKAMDQGNLNSNPNCPTGSMEVRNKEVLSTETTRQSIIDLKKSCEDRRRLLSSPAGSNESHQLELPRAWEPRTVKALQKVVEQEEPILVFLIETKLNKEKVEKVRDQCNFRFSWVVPSKGRSGGLALFWKDGIEVEILEADQSHIDTLVKGGVSTDWWHLTGFYEAPETSRRDESWALLKVIRDRSTVPWLVIGDFNEIFSVSEKEGGGSRPRRQMKNFTDTLNWCGLRDMGFVGPRFTWLYQMVDGGQIRERLDSAVVSLAWVARFKEARVYHLSNSVSDHSPLSLHFFLKQRKRFQRKIFRFESMWSKDPKCEDIVKNAWEEGSLAVISFPISRCMELCWNQLEVWNKREFGHVGLKINEQQKRLEWLKFQAASPATINAMRETRVKLNCWLDRESAIWFPRSRVNWFQAGDQNTRYFHARASSRYKKNSIIGLLDSNDIWQKDEQKIEDIVTNHYSALFCSSGPTDFTELLAAIHLCVSTSMNQMLNMTFQGSEVYSALKQMYPLKSLGPDGMPPLFSNIFGLPLDNWLKKVLPSIISDTQSAFVHGRLIMDNVLVAFEAMHHISQKKARRKGEMALKLDMSKVYDRVEWVCLAKIMEKLGFDLRWRSLIMRCVTTVSYSFRINGKISNSIQPSRGLHQGDPLSPYLFLIMAEGLSTLIKKSMEEGVLEGIFVCRRGPKLSHLFFADDSLIFCKATLSNCDSLQRIFQVYEKASGQQLNHAKTSLFFSTNTSREIQEEIKIRFGAQVIKQHEKYLGLPSLMGRNKRASFNDIKDKLSKKLAGWKGKLLSKAGKEVLIKAVTQAIPTYTMSYFKISDSLCDKLTSMIRQFWWGQQGEEKKMA